A genome region from Mycolicibacterium litorale includes the following:
- a CDS encoding fasciclin domain-containing protein, with product MKTTLTKAGTARTHRSTLAAAGLSALAIFGVAACSSEEAQSTASSAVESATASAPTSSAAADPAANLVGAGCAAYAEQVPSGPGSVAGMAPEPVTVAAANNPMLKTLSQALSGQLNPNVNLVDTLNGGEFTVFAPTDDAFAKLDPATVETLKTDSDLLTSILTYHVVPGQAAPDQVPGDHKTVQGANVTVTGEGEALKVNDAGLVCGGVQTANATVYMIDTVLMPPAN from the coding sequence ATGAAGACAACGCTTACGAAAGCCGGGACGGCTCGCACCCACCGCAGCACCCTGGCCGCCGCCGGCCTGAGCGCGCTGGCGATCTTCGGTGTCGCGGCGTGTTCGAGCGAAGAGGCGCAGAGCACCGCGTCGTCGGCGGTCGAGTCCGCGACCGCCTCGGCGCCCACGTCGAGCGCGGCCGCCGATCCTGCCGCCAACCTGGTCGGTGCGGGCTGCGCGGCCTACGCCGAGCAGGTGCCGAGCGGACCGGGCTCGGTCGCCGGCATGGCGCCCGAACCGGTGACGGTGGCCGCGGCGAACAACCCGATGCTCAAGACGCTCAGCCAGGCGCTCTCCGGTCAGCTCAACCCGAACGTGAACCTGGTCGACACTCTCAACGGCGGCGAGTTCACGGTCTTCGCACCGACCGATGACGCGTTCGCCAAACTCGACCCGGCGACCGTGGAGACGTTGAAGACCGATTCGGATCTGCTCACCAGCATCCTGACCTACCACGTGGTGCCCGGACAGGCCGCTCCCGACCAGGTGCCCGGTGACCACAAGACCGTTCAGGGCGCCAACGTCACCGTCACCGGCGAAGGCGAGGCGCTCAAGGTCAACGACGCCGGACTCGTGTGCGGCGGCGTGCAGACCGCCAACGCCACGGTCTACATGATCGACACCGTCCTGATGCCGCCGGCGAACTGA
- a CDS encoding fasciclin domain-containing protein, giving the protein MNISKNRVLGAGFAAVAAAGLSLGAAGSAGADPAAGLVGPGCGAYAQQVPTGPGSVAGMAMDPVATAAANNPMLTTLTKAVSGQLNPQVNLVDTLNGGQFTVFAPTDEAFAKIDPATIERLRTDAPLLTSILTYHVVPGQAAPDAVVGTHKTVQGADVTVTGHGSELKVDDASVVCGGVKTANATVYLIDTVLMPPAV; this is encoded by the coding sequence ATGAACATCAGCAAGAATCGCGTCCTCGGCGCCGGTTTCGCAGCGGTCGCCGCCGCAGGGTTGTCCCTGGGCGCGGCCGGCTCGGCGGGGGCGGATCCCGCCGCCGGCCTGGTCGGCCCCGGTTGCGGCGCCTACGCCCAGCAGGTCCCGACCGGTCCGGGTTCGGTGGCCGGCATGGCGATGGATCCGGTGGCGACGGCCGCGGCCAACAATCCCATGCTGACCACCCTCACGAAAGCGGTTTCGGGCCAACTGAATCCGCAGGTGAACTTGGTCGACACGCTCAACGGCGGCCAGTTCACGGTGTTCGCGCCCACCGACGAGGCGTTCGCCAAGATCGATCCCGCCACCATCGAGCGGCTCAGGACCGATGCGCCGCTGCTGACCAGCATCCTCACCTACCACGTGGTGCCGGGTCAGGCCGCGCCGGACGCGGTGGTCGGCACCCACAAGACGGTGCAGGGCGCCGACGTCACCGTCACCGGCCACGGGTCCGAGCTGAAGGTCGACGACGCCTCGGTCGTGTGCGGCGGCGTGAAGACGGCTAACGCCACGGTGTACCTGATCGACACGGTGCTGATGCCGCCGGCCGTCTGA
- the puuE gene encoding allantoinase PuuE, whose amino-acid sequence MTASAADYPRDMVGYGPRPPHPRWPGDARIAVQFVLNYEEGAENSVLHGDPASETFLSEIVGAQAFPNRHMSMESFYEYGSRAGLWRVLRVFERRGLPLTVFGVALALARNPEAVAAFTERGDEIACHGLRWISYQLVEPEVERAHMAEAVALLTELTGSAPVGWYTGRDSPQTRRLVVEHGGFLYDSDSYADDLPYWTAVHGRDHLVVPYTLDTNDMRFAVAGGFPSGTEFFTHLRDAFDVLYAEGEAGSPKMLSIGLHCRLVGRPARTAALERFLDHVQSHDKVWITRRADIARHWIEHFPPG is encoded by the coding sequence ATGACTGCCAGCGCCGCCGACTATCCGCGCGACATGGTGGGCTACGGGCCCCGTCCTCCCCACCCGCGCTGGCCCGGCGACGCCCGCATCGCGGTGCAGTTCGTGCTCAACTACGAGGAGGGCGCCGAGAACAGCGTTCTGCACGGCGATCCCGCATCCGAGACCTTCCTGTCGGAAATCGTTGGGGCGCAGGCGTTCCCGAATCGTCACATGAGTATGGAGTCGTTCTACGAATACGGTTCGCGGGCGGGCCTGTGGCGTGTGCTGCGGGTCTTCGAACGACGGGGCCTGCCGCTCACGGTGTTCGGGGTGGCGCTCGCCTTGGCGCGCAACCCCGAGGCGGTCGCGGCGTTCACCGAACGCGGCGACGAGATCGCCTGTCACGGCCTGCGGTGGATCAGCTACCAACTCGTCGAGCCGGAGGTCGAACGCGCGCACATGGCGGAGGCGGTCGCCCTGTTGACCGAGCTCACCGGCAGCGCCCCGGTGGGCTGGTACACCGGCCGCGATTCACCGCAGACCCGTCGCCTCGTCGTGGAGCACGGCGGCTTTCTCTACGACTCCGACTCCTATGCCGACGACCTGCCGTACTGGACCGCGGTGCACGGACGGGACCATCTCGTCGTGCCCTACACGTTGGACACCAACGACATGCGGTTCGCGGTCGCCGGCGGATTCCCCAGCGGCACCGAGTTTTTCACTCATCTGCGCGACGCCTTCGACGTGCTCTACGCCGAGGGGGAGGCCGGAAGCCCGAAGATGCTGTCGATCGGCCTGCACTGCCGGCTCGTCGGACGTCCCGCCCGCACGGCGGCGCTCGAACGCTTCCTCGACCACGTGCAGTCGCACGACAAGGTCTGGATCACCCGGCGCGCCGACATCGCCCGGCACTGGATCGAGCACTTCCCGCCCGGATGA
- a CDS encoding cryptochrome/photolyase family protein, producing MPTVLWFRRDLRLRDLPALVDAAQGDGQVLACYVLDPRLHRSSGPRRLQYLHDALRDLRDQLGGRLLVTRGRPEERIPAVARLVGATAVHVSEDFTPFGRRRDEAVREALGDVALEASGSPYLVSPGRIAKGDGSPYKVFSPYFTAWRRHGWRAPAQSGEETAGWIDPADVTGAGDLEADIPDNGVALDIPSGERAALQQWRAFVADDLDGYADTRNRPDLDVTSRMSAHLKFGAIHPRTMVGDLGRGDGAQAYLRELAFRDFYAAVLYEWPHSVWWNWNTGFDAIRVDEGTVAEERFDAWKRGRTGFPIVDAGMRQLAEIGWMHNRLRMIVASFLVKDLHLPWQWGARWFLDQLVDGDMANNQHGWQWTAGCGTDAAPFFRVFNPSTQGAKFDPDGTYVRRWVPELREVADVHSLGADRPEGYPAPIVDHAGERAEALRRYAEIS from the coding sequence ATGCCCACGGTGTTGTGGTTCCGCCGCGATCTGCGGCTGCGTGATCTGCCGGCTCTGGTCGACGCGGCGCAGGGTGACGGCCAGGTGCTCGCCTGCTACGTCCTCGACCCCCGGCTGCACAGGTCGTCGGGACCACGGCGGCTCCAGTATCTGCACGACGCGCTGCGCGACCTGCGCGACCAGCTCGGCGGACGGCTGCTGGTCACCCGGGGCCGCCCCGAGGAGCGCATCCCCGCCGTGGCGAGGCTCGTCGGCGCCACCGCGGTGCACGTCTCCGAGGACTTCACCCCCTTCGGCCGGCGCCGCGACGAGGCCGTCCGCGAGGCGCTGGGCGATGTCGCGCTGGAAGCGTCCGGTTCGCCCTACCTGGTGTCACCGGGACGCATCGCCAAGGGGGACGGATCGCCCTACAAGGTGTTCAGCCCGTACTTCACGGCGTGGCGCAGACACGGCTGGCGGGCGCCGGCGCAGAGCGGTGAGGAGACGGCCGGCTGGATCGACCCGGCCGACGTGACCGGCGCCGGAGACCTCGAGGCCGACATCCCCGACAACGGCGTCGCCCTCGACATCCCGTCGGGTGAGCGCGCCGCGCTGCAGCAGTGGCGAGCGTTCGTCGCCGACGACCTCGACGGCTACGCCGACACCCGCAACCGGCCCGACCTCGACGTCACCAGCCGGATGTCGGCGCACCTGAAGTTCGGCGCCATCCACCCCCGCACGATGGTCGGCGACCTCGGGCGCGGCGACGGCGCACAGGCGTACCTGCGGGAACTGGCGTTCCGCGACTTCTACGCCGCGGTGCTCTACGAGTGGCCGCACAGTGTGTGGTGGAACTGGAACACCGGGTTCGACGCGATCAGAGTCGACGAGGGCACGGTGGCCGAGGAACGCTTCGATGCGTGGAAGCGGGGCCGCACCGGATTCCCGATCGTCGATGCGGGCATGCGTCAGCTCGCCGAGATCGGATGGATGCACAACCGGCTCCGGATGATCGTCGCGTCGTTTCTGGTCAAGGACCTGCACCTGCCATGGCAGTGGGGGGCGCGCTGGTTCCTCGACCAGCTGGTGGACGGCGATATGGCCAACAACCAGCACGGCTGGCAGTGGACGGCGGGCTGCGGCACCGATGCAGCGCCCTTCTTCCGGGTGTTCAACCCGTCGACACAGGGCGCGAAGTTCGATCCCGACGGCACGTACGTGCGGCGCTGGGTGCCCGAGCTGCGCGAGGTGGCCGACGTGCACTCGTTGGGCGCCGACCGACCCGAGGGCTACCCGGCCCCGATCGTGGACCACGCCGGCGAGCGGGCCGAGGCGCTGCGCCGGTACGCCGAGATCAGCTAG
- a CDS encoding DUF2631 domain-containing protein: MANTEVERHTGVDVEDVPSAEWGWSKENPRVIHIALLLGAAFLLVMLRGNHTGHVEDAFLIGFAALLVGWVARDWWMRRRGWTR, translated from the coding sequence GTGGCCAACACCGAGGTGGAACGACACACCGGCGTCGACGTCGAGGACGTGCCGTCCGCGGAGTGGGGCTGGAGTAAGGAGAACCCGCGGGTCATCCACATCGCACTGCTGCTCGGCGCCGCTTTCCTGCTGGTGATGCTCCGCGGCAACCACACCGGTCACGTCGAAGACGCCTTCCTCATCGGCTTCGCCGCCCTGCTGGTCGGCTGGGTCGCGCGCGACTGGTGGATGCGCCGTCGCGGCTGGACCCGCTAG
- a CDS encoding WS/DGAT/MGAT family O-acyltransferase, with protein sequence MKRLNGVDALMLYSETPEIHMHTLKVGVLDISEVAGGYSHEFVRKVAAPRLLALPPLRRQLVEIPGRLHHPMWVENPTIDFDYHLRFVEVPAPGGRRELDELIGRIASTPLDRSKPLWEMYVVEGLTGDRVAIVHKVHHVLADGVASANQMSRVISPQGPVGCEDDSTGHTAHSPAQLLRAAGEDHLRQIRRLPALVRDTAAGVSQVYRKGRERGAQPDLARNFAPPRTFLNHVVTPARRFATAPVALADAKLLARTLGVTLNDIVLATAAGALRELQLRYDGRADAPLIAGVPIAFNTSPDRLSGNEFSYMTPSLAVHVEDPLERVRLTSVATQIAKENHHLLGPTVIASWLNYLPPRLVPPVFRWQSQRRESSMIMNLTISNVPGPRELGLVAGASVDEIYSVGPLVVGSGMNITVWSYVDQLSISVLTDDQTLDDPHEATHAMVRSFAELRAAAGITGPLTDVPAALPFAGAAP encoded by the coding sequence GTGAAGCGACTCAACGGCGTCGATGCCCTGATGCTCTACAGCGAGACGCCCGAGATCCACATGCACACGCTGAAGGTCGGCGTGCTCGACATCTCCGAGGTCGCCGGGGGATACAGCCACGAGTTCGTGCGGAAGGTGGCCGCGCCCCGGCTCCTCGCGCTGCCCCCGCTGCGGCGGCAATTGGTCGAGATCCCCGGGCGTTTGCACCATCCGATGTGGGTGGAGAACCCGACGATCGATTTCGACTACCACCTGCGCTTCGTCGAGGTCCCCGCCCCGGGTGGGCGGCGTGAGCTCGACGAGCTGATCGGCCGGATCGCCAGCACACCGTTGGACCGGTCGAAACCCCTGTGGGAGATGTACGTCGTCGAGGGGTTGACCGGCGACCGGGTCGCGATCGTGCACAAGGTGCACCACGTGCTGGCCGACGGGGTCGCGTCGGCCAATCAGATGTCGCGCGTGATCTCCCCGCAGGGCCCGGTCGGGTGCGAGGACGACTCGACCGGCCACACGGCGCACAGCCCGGCCCAACTGCTGCGCGCGGCCGGAGAGGACCACCTGCGGCAGATCCGCCGACTGCCCGCACTGGTCCGCGACACGGCGGCGGGGGTGTCGCAGGTCTACCGCAAGGGCAGGGAGCGCGGCGCCCAACCCGATCTCGCGCGCAACTTCGCGCCGCCTCGGACTTTCCTCAACCACGTCGTCACCCCGGCGCGCCGCTTCGCCACCGCGCCGGTGGCGCTCGCCGACGCCAAACTGCTGGCCCGCACACTCGGTGTGACGCTCAACGACATCGTGCTGGCGACCGCGGCCGGTGCGCTGCGCGAACTGCAGCTGCGCTACGACGGGCGCGCCGACGCACCGCTGATCGCCGGAGTGCCGATCGCCTTCAACACCTCACCGGACCGTTTGTCGGGCAACGAGTTCTCCTACATGACACCGTCGTTGGCGGTGCACGTCGAGGATCCGCTCGAGCGGGTGCGGTTGACGTCGGTGGCGACACAGATCGCCAAGGAGAACCACCACCTCCTCGGCCCGACCGTGATCGCATCCTGGCTGAACTATCTGCCGCCGCGGCTGGTCCCGCCCGTCTTCCGGTGGCAGTCCCAGCGGCGTGAATCGAGCATGATCATGAATCTGACCATCTCCAACGTTCCGGGTCCGCGCGAACTCGGGCTGGTCGCCGGCGCGTCCGTCGACGAGATCTATTCCGTCGGACCGCTGGTGGTGGGCAGCGGAATGAACATCACCGTGTGGAGCTACGTCGACCAGCTGAGCATCTCGGTGCTCACCGACGACCAGACCCTCGACGATCCGCACGAGGCGACCCATGCCATGGTGCGGTCGTTCGCTGAATTACGTGCTGCGGCAGGGATCACCGGCCCGCTCACCGATGTGCCCGCAGCGCTGCCCTTCGCGGGCGCCGCGCCGTGA
- a CDS encoding DUF427 domain-containing protein: MTLTAGRGPLSADPAGWFSPPLPDGAVYAEPHPRRVVAVRAGRTVLDTEDVVMVHRRGHPLSYAFRPDAVADLPHEPAAEAPGYVYVPWDAVDTWFEEGRELVHYPPNPYHRVDCRPTERGLRVTVAGTVLVDTRRTVAVFETALAPVLYVDPAHVRVDALRPSATTSYCNYKGWATYWSAVVDGAVVEDLAWSYAEPFAECAVIAGFFSFDATRAEVRAELPVSPV, translated from the coding sequence ATGACACTCACCGCCGGACGCGGTCCGCTGAGCGCCGATCCCGCGGGATGGTTCAGTCCCCCGCTGCCCGACGGCGCGGTCTACGCCGAACCGCACCCTCGGCGCGTCGTGGCGGTGCGCGCGGGCCGCACCGTCCTGGACACCGAGGACGTGGTGATGGTGCACCGCCGCGGTCACCCGCTGAGCTACGCGTTCCGGCCCGACGCCGTCGCAGATCTGCCGCATGAGCCCGCCGCGGAGGCGCCCGGATACGTCTACGTGCCGTGGGATGCGGTGGACACGTGGTTCGAGGAGGGCCGGGAACTCGTCCACTACCCCCCGAACCCGTACCACCGGGTGGACTGCCGACCGACCGAACGCGGTCTGCGCGTCACCGTGGCGGGCACGGTGCTGGTGGACACGAGGCGCACCGTGGCCGTGTTCGAGACCGCGCTGGCGCCGGTCCTCTACGTCGATCCCGCGCACGTGCGGGTCGACGCGCTCCGTCCGAGCGCCACCACCAGCTACTGCAACTACAAGGGGTGGGCGACGTACTGGTCGGCGGTGGTCGACGGCGCCGTCGTCGAGGACCTCGCCTGGTCGTATGCGGAGCCGTTCGCCGAATGCGCCGTCATCGCAGGGTTTTTCAGCTTCGACGCGACGCGGGCCGAGGTGCGCGCCGAGCTGCCGGTCAGCCCCGTTTGA
- a CDS encoding LLM class F420-dependent oxidoreductase, producing MHFTITHPMHTHPYNPEFVTGEGVAAVAMAAEAAGFAGFGFTDHPAPTQRWLDAGGHDALDPFVAMGYAAAHTTTLRLIPNIVVLPYRNPFVVAKSGATLDLLSGGRFTLAVGVGYLKREFAALGVDYEERADLFTEALSVIRAVWTSDDVSFEGRHFRANGITAHPRPLSAPHPPIWIGGNTAAARARVVTFGDGWCPFPAPAVLAQTARTAPLDSVSRLGEAIDDLRRRCDAEGRDPATIDVTFTNLGGGDPGGDDFDPDRYLEGVAALERLGVTWLQVTIPGDSVAHAREVLDRFGTQVIKRG from the coding sequence GTGCACTTCACCATCACCCACCCCATGCACACCCATCCCTACAACCCGGAGTTCGTGACCGGGGAAGGGGTGGCCGCGGTGGCGATGGCGGCGGAGGCGGCGGGATTCGCCGGCTTCGGCTTCACCGACCACCCGGCGCCCACCCAGCGCTGGCTCGACGCGGGCGGACACGACGCGCTCGACCCCTTCGTGGCGATGGGGTATGCGGCCGCCCACACCACGACACTGCGCCTGATCCCCAACATCGTGGTGCTGCCGTACCGCAACCCGTTCGTGGTCGCGAAATCCGGTGCGACACTGGACCTGCTCTCCGGCGGACGGTTCACGCTGGCGGTCGGCGTGGGTTATCTCAAACGCGAGTTCGCCGCGCTCGGCGTCGACTACGAGGAGCGCGCCGACCTGTTCACCGAGGCGCTGTCGGTGATCCGCGCGGTGTGGACGTCCGACGACGTCTCGTTCGAGGGCCGGCACTTCCGCGCCAACGGCATCACCGCTCATCCCCGTCCGCTCAGCGCACCCCACCCGCCGATCTGGATCGGCGGCAACACGGCCGCGGCTCGCGCCCGCGTCGTGACGTTCGGCGACGGCTGGTGTCCGTTTCCGGCGCCCGCCGTGCTGGCGCAGACCGCACGCACCGCGCCCCTCGACTCGGTGTCACGACTGGGCGAGGCGATCGACGATCTGCGCCGCCGGTGCGACGCCGAAGGACGTGACCCGGCCACGATCGACGTCACGTTCACCAACCTCGGCGGTGGCGACCCCGGCGGCGACGACTTCGACCCCGACCGCTACCTCGAGGGTGTCGCGGCGCTCGAGCGCCTGGGCGTGACCTGGCTTCAGGTGACGATCCCCGGTGACAGCGTGGCCCATGCGCGGGAGGTGCTCGACCGGTTCGGTACCCAGGTGATCAAACGGGGCTGA
- a CDS encoding LLM class flavin-dependent oxidoreductase yields the protein MADLDVGVYVPQIGFTYRDMLHRALRCESLGIGSLWLYDHLYAPGAPEYPSMEAWTLATALLCGTERLRVGHMVLCNQFRHPAVLAKMATTLDHISGGRFQFGIGSGSIEDEHRRAGLEWGSFAERSERLAETLEIVTQAFAMGRIDAQGRHYRVRDVPITPGPREGARPPIVVGGVGEKYTLPLVARYADVWNVPTYALGDLRRKVEVLRGICADVGRDPDTIVMSVEVVMALARDDASLPEVRRLAEKRFGGKGFGLHDGGLIGTAPAIADRLHELADIGFTQVVLFTHDRASDETLDLLAGEVIARL from the coding sequence ATGGCGGATCTGGACGTCGGTGTCTATGTGCCTCAGATCGGATTCACCTACCGTGACATGCTGCACCGGGCGCTGCGGTGCGAATCCCTCGGCATCGGTTCACTCTGGCTCTACGACCACCTCTACGCGCCCGGCGCACCGGAGTACCCGTCGATGGAGGCCTGGACCCTGGCGACCGCGCTGCTCTGCGGCACCGAGCGACTGCGCGTCGGACACATGGTGCTGTGCAACCAGTTCCGGCATCCCGCCGTGCTGGCCAAGATGGCCACCACGCTCGATCACATCTCGGGGGGCAGGTTCCAGTTCGGCATCGGCAGCGGGTCCATCGAGGACGAGCACCGGCGGGCGGGGCTGGAGTGGGGTTCGTTCGCCGAACGGTCCGAGCGCCTGGCCGAGACGCTCGAGATCGTCACCCAGGCGTTCGCGATGGGCCGGATCGACGCACAGGGCAGGCACTACCGCGTGCGTGACGTACCGATCACCCCGGGACCCCGCGAGGGCGCCCGGCCGCCGATCGTCGTCGGTGGGGTGGGCGAGAAGTACACGCTGCCGCTGGTCGCCCGGTACGCCGACGTCTGGAACGTGCCCACCTACGCGCTCGGCGATCTGCGCCGCAAGGTCGAGGTGCTCCGCGGGATCTGCGCGGACGTCGGCCGCGACCCCGACACGATCGTGATGTCGGTCGAGGTGGTGATGGCGCTCGCCCGCGACGACGCGTCACTGCCCGAGGTCCGCAGGTTGGCCGAGAAACGTTTCGGCGGTAAGGGTTTCGGATTGCACGACGGTGGCCTGATCGGCACCGCGCCCGCGATCGCGGACCGCCTCCACGAACTCGCGGACATCGGTTTCACGCAGGTGGTGCTGTTCACCCACGACCGCGCCTCCGACGAGACCCTCGACCTGCTCGCCGGGGAGGTCATCGCGCGGCTGTAG